Proteins encoded by one window of Burkholderia plantarii:
- the rnhB gene encoding ribonuclease HII, which produces MKAVRTKRTAASLAAEQAGFSFDAPGEIVCGVDEAGRGPLAGPVVAAAVILDPARPIVGLDDSKALSVKKREQLYIEIIERAQAYCVASASVEEIDTLNILHATMLAMKRAVEGLAVLPTLAKIDGNRCPTLAVRSEAIIGGDALVPSISAASILAKVTRDRMLVDLHASFPLYGFDVHSGYGTPKHLAALREHGPCEHHRRSFAPVRAALDLTR; this is translated from the coding sequence ATGAAGGCTGTCCGCACCAAACGCACCGCCGCGTCGCTCGCCGCCGAGCAGGCCGGCTTCAGCTTTGACGCACCGGGCGAGATCGTCTGCGGCGTCGACGAGGCGGGCCGCGGGCCGCTCGCGGGGCCGGTGGTCGCGGCCGCCGTGATCCTCGATCCGGCGCGGCCGATCGTCGGCCTCGACGATTCGAAGGCGCTGAGCGTGAAGAAGCGCGAGCAGCTCTACATCGAGATCATCGAGCGCGCGCAGGCCTATTGCGTGGCCTCGGCCAGCGTCGAGGAAATCGACACGCTGAACATCCTGCACGCCACCATGCTCGCCATGAAGCGCGCGGTGGAGGGGCTCGCGGTGCTGCCGACGCTCGCGAAGATCGACGGCAACCGCTGCCCGACGCTCGCGGTCCGCAGCGAGGCGATCATTGGCGGCGACGCGCTGGTGCCGAGCATCTCGGCCGCCTCGATCCTCGCCAAGGTCACGCGCGACCGGATGCTGGTCGACCTGCACGCGAGCTTCCCGCTCTACGGCTTCGACGTCCATTCCGGCTATGGCACGCCGAAACACCTCGCGGCGCTGCGCGAACACGGGCCGTGCGAGCATCACCGCCGCTCGTTCGCGCCGGTACGCGCCGCGCTCGATCTCACCCGATAG
- a CDS encoding type II toxin-antitoxin system RatA family toxin: MADVQKTVLIRHSAEQMFDLVTDVADYPNFLPWCGGIEIRRQDETGMEARIDINFKGIRQHFATRNTQERPHRIDMEFADGPFKKFTGYWRFTPLRADACKIEFSLHYEFTNVILEKIIGPVFSHIANTFVDSFVKRADQRYGKG; the protein is encoded by the coding sequence ATGGCAGATGTCCAGAAAACCGTATTGATCCGCCATTCGGCGGAACAGATGTTCGACCTCGTCACCGACGTGGCCGACTACCCGAACTTCCTGCCGTGGTGCGGCGGCATCGAAATCCGCCGCCAGGACGAGACCGGCATGGAGGCGCGGATCGACATCAACTTCAAGGGTATCCGGCAGCACTTCGCGACCCGCAACACGCAGGAGCGGCCGCACCGCATCGACATGGAGTTCGCCGACGGCCCGTTCAAGAAGTTCACGGGCTACTGGCGCTTCACGCCGCTGCGCGCCGATGCCTGCAAGATCGAGTTCTCGCTGCACTACGAATTCACCAACGTGATCCTCGAGAAGATCATCGGCCCGGTGTTCAGCCACATCGCGAACACCTTCGTCGATTCTTTCGTCAAGCGCGCCGACCAGCGCTACGGGAAGGGCTGA
- the ppsR gene encoding pyruvate, water dikinase regulatory protein — MLPTVFIVSDGTGITAETFAHSILSQFDQKFRLVRVPFVDSHDKAYLTVQKINDAAQLDGRRPIVFTTLVDGESNDIVKRSNALILDMFQRFVEPLEQELQLKSTHAMGRGHQNADTDEYKTRIEAINFSLAHDDGQSDRNLAEAEVILVGVSRSGKTPTSLYLAMQYGVKAANYPLIPEDFERGKLPGELAQHRDKLFGLSIDAQRLSEIRNERRPGSKYASPENCRFEINEAEAMMRREGINWLSSTHKSIEEIATTILQEIKLDRQSY, encoded by the coding sequence ATGCTTCCAACCGTTTTCATCGTCTCCGACGGCACCGGGATCACCGCCGAAACCTTCGCGCACTCGATCCTGTCCCAGTTCGACCAGAAGTTCCGGCTCGTGCGCGTGCCGTTCGTCGATTCGCACGACAAGGCGTACCTGACGGTGCAGAAGATCAACGACGCGGCACAGCTCGACGGCCGCCGCCCGATCGTGTTCACGACGCTGGTGGACGGCGAGTCGAACGACATCGTCAAGCGCTCCAACGCGCTGATCCTCGACATGTTCCAGCGCTTCGTCGAGCCGCTCGAGCAGGAACTGCAGCTGAAGTCGACGCACGCGATGGGCCGCGGCCACCAGAACGCGGACACCGATGAATACAAGACGCGGATCGAGGCCATCAACTTCTCGCTCGCGCACGACGACGGTCAGTCCGACCGCAATCTCGCCGAGGCCGAAGTGATCCTGGTGGGCGTGTCTCGCAGCGGCAAGACCCCGACCAGCCTCTACCTCGCGATGCAGTACGGCGTGAAGGCCGCGAACTATCCGCTGATTCCCGAGGACTTCGAGCGCGGCAAGCTGCCGGGCGAACTCGCCCAGCATCGCGACAAGCTGTTCGGGCTGTCGATCGATGCGCAGCGGCTCTCCGAGATCCGCAACGAGCGGCGCCCCGGCAGCAAGTATGCGTCGCCCGAGAACTGCCGCTTCGAGATCAACGAGGCCGAGGCGATGATGCGGCGTGAAGGGATCAACTGGCTGTCGTCGACGCACAAGTCGATCGAGGAGATCGCCACCACGATCCTGCAGGAAATCAAGCTCGACCGGCAGTCGTACTGA
- a CDS encoding RnfH family protein translates to MLAVQVCYALPAQQTLIDLAVPENTTVREAIEASGIVARHPEIDVSVAKTGVFGKLAPLDTVLRDGDRVEIYRPLVVDPKAARQRRVDKTRREGSVEGRKWQHKDSR, encoded by the coding sequence ATGTTGGCCGTGCAGGTGTGCTACGCGCTGCCCGCGCAGCAGACGCTGATCGATCTGGCGGTGCCGGAGAACACCACCGTGCGCGAGGCGATCGAGGCGAGCGGGATCGTGGCCCGGCATCCCGAGATCGACGTGAGCGTCGCGAAGACGGGCGTGTTCGGCAAGCTCGCGCCGCTCGACACCGTGCTGCGCGACGGCGACCGCGTCGAGATCTACCGGCCGCTGGTGGTCGATCCGAAGGCGGCGCGCCAGCGCCGCGTGGACAAGACGCGCCGCGAAGGGTCCGTGGAAGGCCGCAAATGGCAGCACAAGGATTCGCGCTGA
- the lpxB gene encoding lipid-A-disaccharide synthase, whose product MALQPKPLRIALAAGEPSGDLLAASLLGGLHARLPAASHYYGIGGPRMISAGFESHWPMDRLTVRGYVEALKEIPAILKIRGELKRQLLAEPPDAFIGVDAPDFNFGVEQSLREAGIPTIHFVCPSIWAWRGGRIKKIVKSVDHMLCLFPFEPALLEKSGVASTYVGHPLADEIPLEPDTHGARIALGLPERGPVIAVLPGSRRSEIALIGPTFFAAMALMHQREPGVRFVMPAATPALRALLQPLVDAHPQLPLTLTDGRSQVAMTAADAILVKSGTVTLEAALLKKPMVISYKVPWLTGQIMRRQGYQPYVGLPNILAGRFVVPELLQHFATPQALADATLTQLRDDANRRTLTEIFTEMHLTLRQNTAARAAEAVERVIASRKPRA is encoded by the coding sequence ATGGCGCTCCAACCGAAACCGTTGCGAATCGCGCTCGCGGCCGGCGAGCCGTCGGGCGACCTGCTTGCCGCGTCGCTGCTGGGCGGCCTGCACGCGCGGCTGCCGGCGGCGTCGCATTACTACGGGATCGGCGGCCCGCGCATGATCTCGGCCGGCTTCGAATCGCATTGGCCGATGGACCGTCTGACGGTGCGCGGCTACGTCGAGGCACTCAAGGAAATCCCGGCGATCCTGAAGATTCGCGGCGAACTGAAGCGCCAGTTGCTGGCCGAGCCGCCCGACGCGTTCATCGGCGTCGATGCGCCCGACTTCAATTTCGGCGTCGAGCAGTCGCTGCGCGAGGCCGGCATTCCGACCATCCACTTCGTCTGTCCGTCGATCTGGGCATGGCGCGGCGGGCGCATCAAGAAGATCGTGAAGTCGGTCGACCACATGCTGTGCCTGTTCCCGTTCGAACCGGCGCTGCTCGAGAAATCGGGCGTGGCCTCGACCTACGTCGGCCATCCGCTCGCCGACGAGATCCCGCTCGAACCCGACACGCACGGCGCGCGCATCGCGCTCGGGCTGCCCGAGCGCGGCCCCGTGATCGCGGTGCTGCCGGGCAGCCGGCGTTCGGAGATCGCGCTGATCGGGCCGACCTTCTTCGCGGCGATGGCGCTGATGCACCAGCGCGAGCCCGGCGTGCGCTTCGTGATGCCGGCCGCGACGCCGGCGCTGCGCGCGCTGCTGCAGCCGCTCGTCGACGCGCATCCGCAGCTGCCGCTGACGCTGACCGACGGCCGCTCGCAGGTGGCGATGACGGCCGCCGACGCGATCCTCGTCAAGAGCGGGACCGTGACGCTCGAAGCCGCGCTGCTGAAGAAACCGATGGTGATCTCGTACAAGGTGCCCTGGCTGACCGGGCAGATCATGCGCCGGCAGGGCTACCAGCCCTACGTCGGGCTGCCGAACATCCTGGCCGGGCGCTTCGTGGTGCCGGAGTTGCTGCAGCACTTCGCGACGCCGCAGGCGCTGGCCGACGCGACGCTCACGCAGCTGCGCGACGACGCGAACCGCCGCACGCTGACCGAAATCTTCACCGAGATGCACCTGACGCTGCGCCAGAACACGGCCGCGCGCGCGGCCGAGGCGGTCGAGCGCGTGATCGCGAGCCGGAAGCCGCGCGCATGA
- the lpxA gene encoding acyl-ACP--UDP-N-acetylglucosamine O-acyltransferase, producing MTRIHPTAIIEPGAQIDETVEIGPYAIVGPHVTIGARTTIGSHSVIEGHTTLGEDNRIGHYASVGGRPQDMKYKDEPTRLVIGHRNTIREFTTIHTGTVQDAGVTTLGDDNWIMAYVHVGHDCRVGNHVILSSNAQMAGHVEIGDWAIVGGMSGVHQFVRIGAHSMLGGASALVQDVPPFVISAGNKAVPHGINVEGLRRRGFAPESIAALRNAYRIVYKSGNTLDEAKAELRDMIATGGEHLAEVAAFVDFIDASQRGIIR from the coding sequence ATGACCAGGATTCATCCCACGGCGATCATCGAGCCGGGCGCGCAGATCGACGAGACCGTCGAGATCGGCCCGTATGCGATCGTCGGTCCGCACGTGACGATCGGCGCGCGCACCACGATCGGCTCGCACAGCGTGATCGAGGGACACACGACGCTCGGCGAGGACAACCGCATCGGCCACTACGCGTCGGTGGGCGGCCGCCCGCAGGACATGAAGTACAAGGACGAGCCGACCCGGCTCGTGATCGGCCACCGCAACACGATCCGCGAATTCACCACGATCCACACCGGCACCGTGCAGGACGCCGGCGTGACCACGCTCGGCGACGACAACTGGATCATGGCCTACGTCCACGTCGGCCACGACTGCCGCGTCGGCAACCACGTGATCCTGTCGAGCAACGCGCAGATGGCCGGCCACGTCGAAATCGGCGACTGGGCGATCGTGGGCGGCATGTCCGGCGTCCACCAGTTCGTGCGGATCGGCGCGCATTCGATGCTGGGCGGCGCCTCGGCGCTGGTGCAGGACGTGCCGCCGTTCGTGATCTCGGCCGGCAACAAGGCGGTGCCGCATGGCATCAACGTCGAGGGCCTGCGCCGCCGCGGCTTCGCGCCCGAGTCGATCGCCGCGCTGCGCAACGCGTACCGGATCGTCTACAAGAGCGGCAACACGCTCGACGAGGCGAAGGCCGAGCTGCGCGACATGATCGCGACGGGCGGCGAGCACCTGGCCGAAGTGGCGGCGTTCGTCGATTTCATCGATGCGTCGCAGCGCGGCATCATCCGCTGA
- the smpB gene encoding SsrA-binding protein SmpB, with protein sequence MSIIDNRKAFFDYHIEERYEAGLVLEGWEVKALRAGRGQIREGYVIVKNAEIFLIGTHISPLPEASTHIQPDPVRTRKLLLHRDEIKKLIGKVEQRGYTLVPLNFHYKGGRVKCEIGLAKGKKLHDKRETEKKRDWEREKARIMRAGAGSA encoded by the coding sequence ATGAGCATCATAGACAACAGAAAGGCCTTCTTCGACTATCACATCGAGGAACGCTACGAAGCAGGGCTCGTGCTCGAAGGATGGGAGGTCAAGGCGCTGCGCGCGGGCCGTGGCCAGATCAGGGAAGGCTACGTGATCGTCAAGAACGCCGAGATCTTCCTGATCGGCACGCACATCAGCCCGCTCCCGGAAGCTTCGACGCACATCCAGCCCGATCCGGTCCGCACGCGCAAGCTACTGCTGCATCGTGACGAGATCAAGAAGCTGATCGGCAAGGTCGAGCAGCGCGGCTACACGCTGGTGCCGCTGAACTTCCACTACAAGGGCGGACGCGTCAAGTGCGAAATCGGCCTCGCCAAGGGCAAGAAGCTGCACGACAAGCGCGAAACCGAGAAGAAGCGCGACTGGGAGCGCGAAAAGGCGCGGATCATGCGCGCGGGCGCGGGCTCCGCCTGA
- a CDS encoding TrmH family RNA methyltransferase, with the protein MKSITSRDNPLYKRLKALAGSTQQQRRGAQALLEGLHLASAYLDANGQPELCVVTDGALAHDETHAIVARIEPQRVVSLPDALFGQLSGVVNGVGMLLLVARPAAPLPERVTGTAVVLDGVQDAGNVGSILRSAAAAGIAQVFCVSGTAYAWSSKVLRSGMGAHFLLSIHEDVDAADLIARLGVPVALTDSHGARAIDDCDLSGPVAWVFGNEGAGVSAPWREAAGLRVTIPQPGGMESLNVAAAAAVCLFEQCRQQRRR; encoded by the coding sequence ATGAAGTCGATCACCTCGCGCGACAACCCGCTCTACAAGCGCCTGAAGGCGCTGGCGGGTTCGACGCAACAGCAACGCCGCGGCGCCCAGGCGCTGCTCGAAGGCCTGCATCTGGCATCGGCCTATCTCGACGCGAACGGCCAGCCCGAACTCTGCGTCGTTACCGACGGCGCGCTCGCGCACGACGAGACGCACGCGATCGTCGCGCGCATCGAACCGCAGCGCGTGGTGTCGCTGCCCGACGCGCTGTTCGGGCAACTGTCGGGCGTCGTCAACGGCGTCGGCATGCTGCTGCTGGTCGCGCGGCCCGCCGCGCCGCTGCCCGAGCGCGTGACGGGCACGGCCGTGGTGCTCGACGGCGTGCAGGATGCCGGCAACGTCGGCTCGATCCTGCGCAGCGCGGCCGCGGCCGGCATCGCGCAGGTGTTCTGCGTGAGCGGCACGGCCTATGCGTGGTCGTCGAAGGTGCTGCGCTCGGGAATGGGCGCGCACTTCCTGCTGAGCATCCATGAGGACGTCGACGCGGCTGACCTGATCGCGCGGCTCGGCGTGCCGGTCGCGCTGACCGATTCGCACGGCGCCCGCGCGATCGACGACTGCGACCTGAGTGGCCCGGTGGCCTGGGTGTTCGGCAACGAGGGGGCGGGCGTGTCGGCGCCGTGGCGCGAGGCGGCGGGGCTGCGCGTGACGATTCCGCAGCCGGGCGGCATGGAATCGCTGAACGTGGCGGCGGCCGCCGCTGTCTGCCTGTTCGAGCAGTGCCGGCAGCAGCGCAGGCGCTGA
- a CDS encoding NfeD family protein translates to MLSGQLIWWIGVGVLVVAELMTGTFYLLMIALGFVAGGLVHLAGGAPHAQVAAAALVALVLLVALRRSRFGRRQKRDASANPDVNLDIGAALDVARWHERRARVPYRGADWDVELAEGERDDALHYEVRAVRGNCLIVVARQRG, encoded by the coding sequence ATGTTGTCAGGCCAACTGATCTGGTGGATCGGCGTCGGCGTGCTGGTGGTGGCCGAGCTGATGACGGGCACGTTCTACCTGCTGATGATCGCGCTCGGCTTCGTCGCCGGCGGCCTCGTCCACCTGGCCGGCGGCGCGCCGCATGCGCAGGTGGCCGCCGCCGCGCTGGTCGCGCTGGTGCTGCTGGTGGCGCTGCGTCGCTCGCGCTTCGGGCGCCGCCAGAAGCGCGACGCGTCGGCCAATCCCGACGTCAATCTCGACATCGGCGCGGCGCTCGACGTGGCGCGCTGGCATGAGCGGCGCGCGCGCGTGCCGTATCGCGGCGCCGACTGGGACGTCGAACTCGCCGAGGGCGAGCGCGACGACGCGTTGCACTACGAAGTGCGCGCCGTACGGGGAAACTGTCTGATCGTCGTCGCGAGGCAGCGGGGCTGA
- a CDS encoding SPFH domain-containing protein, whose protein sequence is MNALIFWVVLLIIVFVVLSKTVKIVPQQHAWVLERFGRYHATLSPGLNVVLPFIDRIAYRHVLKEIPLDVPSQVCITRDNTQLQVDGVLYFQVTDPMKASYGSSNFVLAITQLSQTMLRSVIGKLELDKTFEERDFINHSIVSALDVAASNWGVKVLRYEIKDLTPPKEILHAMQAQITAEREKRALVAASEGRRQEQINLASGAREAAIQKSEGERQAAINQAQGEAAAILAVAEANAQAIQKIAQAIQSQGGMEAVNLKVAEQYVSAFANLAKQGNTLIVPSNLSDLSTSIASALTIVNRGAPGTAKG, encoded by the coding sequence ATGAATGCGCTGATTTTCTGGGTGGTGCTGCTCATCATCGTGTTCGTGGTGCTGTCGAAGACGGTGAAGATCGTCCCGCAGCAGCACGCCTGGGTGCTCGAACGCTTCGGGCGCTATCACGCGACACTCTCGCCGGGGCTCAACGTGGTGCTGCCGTTCATCGACCGGATCGCCTACCGCCATGTGCTGAAGGAGATCCCGCTCGACGTGCCGAGCCAGGTCTGCATCACGCGCGACAACACGCAACTGCAGGTGGACGGCGTGCTGTATTTCCAGGTCACCGACCCGATGAAGGCCTCCTACGGCTCCAGCAACTTCGTGCTGGCGATCACGCAGCTCTCGCAGACCATGCTGCGCTCGGTGATCGGCAAGCTCGAGCTCGACAAGACCTTCGAGGAGCGCGACTTCATCAACCACAGCATCGTGTCGGCGCTCGACGTCGCCGCTTCGAACTGGGGCGTGAAGGTGCTGCGCTACGAGATCAAGGATCTCACGCCGCCCAAGGAGATCCTGCACGCGATGCAGGCGCAGATCACCGCCGAGCGCGAGAAGCGCGCGCTGGTGGCGGCCTCGGAAGGACGCCGGCAGGAGCAAATCAATCTTGCCTCGGGGGCGCGCGAGGCGGCGATCCAGAAATCCGAGGGCGAGCGGCAGGCCGCCATCAACCAGGCGCAGGGCGAGGCCGCGGCGATCCTCGCGGTGGCCGAGGCCAACGCGCAGGCGATCCAGAAGATCGCGCAGGCGATCCAGTCGCAGGGCGGCATGGAGGCGGTGAACCTGAAGGTGGCCGAGCAGTACGTGAGCGCGTTCGCGAACCTGGCCAAGCAGGGCAACACGCTGATCGTGCCGTCGAATTTGTCTGACCTGAGCACATCGATTGCTTCGGCGCTGACGATCGTCAACCGCGGCGCGCCGGGGACCGCGAAGGGCTGA
- the ppsA gene encoding phosphoenolpyruvate synthase yields MTNAANVAKDQAYVIPFEQLRMNDVEIVGGKNASLGEMISQLSEAGVRVPTGFATTALAFRDFLAHNDLTDRIAKRLESLDIDDVKALAVAGAEIRKWIVEAPLQPRLEAEIREQFKVLCQSSPEELSFAVRSSATAEDLPDASFAGQQESYLNVVGIDDVLDRMKHVFASLYNDRAISYRVHKGFTHAEVALSAGVQRMVRSDVGAAGVMFTIDTESGFKDAVFVTSSYGLGETVVQGAVNPDEFYVFKTTLAQDKYPIIRRSIGSKLIKMEFTQPGEPGRVKTVDVTHEQRNRYSITDADVIELAKYAVIIEKHYQRPMDIEWGKDGRDGKIFILQARPETVKSQASGKVEQRFKLKGQSQVLATGRAIGQKIGAGPVRVIQDPSEMERVQPGDVLVADMTDPNWEPVMKRASAIVTNRGGRTCHAAIIARELGVPAVVGCGDATDVLKDGALVTVSCAEGDEGKIYDGLLETEVTEVQRGDLPTIPVKIMMNVGNPQLAFDFSQLPNGGVGLARLEFIINNNIGVHPKAILEYPNIDSDLKKAVESVARGHASPRAFYVDKLTEGIATIGAAFYPKPVIVRLSDFKSNEYKKLIGGSRYEPDEENPMLGFRGASRYIADDFAQAFEMECMALKRVRDEMGLTNVEIMVPFVRTVKQAERVVGLLAKYGLKRGENGLRLIMMCEVPSNAILAEQFLEHFDGFSIGSNDLTQLTLGLDRDSGMELLAVDFDERDPAVKFMLKRAIDTCRRLGKYVGICGQGPSDHPDFAQWLTEEGIESISLNPDTVIETWQALAKTQK; encoded by the coding sequence ATGACTAACGCAGCAAACGTCGCAAAGGACCAGGCGTATGTAATCCCGTTCGAGCAGTTGCGGATGAATGATGTCGAGATCGTGGGGGGCAAGAACGCCTCCCTCGGCGAGATGATCAGCCAGCTTTCCGAGGCCGGCGTGCGCGTTCCCACCGGGTTCGCCACGACGGCGCTCGCGTTCCGCGACTTCCTCGCTCACAACGACCTCACCGACCGCATCGCGAAACGCCTCGAGTCGCTCGATATCGACGACGTGAAGGCGCTCGCCGTCGCCGGCGCCGAGATCCGCAAGTGGATCGTCGAGGCGCCGTTGCAGCCGCGTCTCGAGGCCGAGATCCGCGAACAGTTCAAGGTGCTCTGCCAGAGCTCGCCGGAGGAACTGTCGTTCGCGGTCCGTTCGTCGGCCACGGCCGAGGATCTGCCCGATGCCTCGTTCGCCGGCCAGCAGGAGTCCTACCTGAACGTGGTCGGCATCGACGACGTGCTCGACCGCATGAAGCACGTGTTCGCGTCGCTCTACAACGACCGCGCGATCTCGTACCGCGTCCACAAGGGCTTCACGCACGCCGAGGTCGCGCTGTCGGCCGGCGTGCAGCGCATGGTGCGCTCCGACGTCGGCGCGGCCGGCGTGATGTTCACGATCGATACCGAGTCCGGCTTCAAGGATGCCGTGTTCGTCACGTCGAGCTACGGCCTTGGCGAAACCGTGGTGCAGGGCGCCGTGAACCCGGACGAGTTCTACGTGTTCAAGACCACGCTCGCCCAGGACAAGTACCCGATCATCCGCCGCTCGATCGGCTCGAAGCTGATCAAGATGGAGTTTACGCAGCCGGGCGAGCCGGGCCGCGTGAAGACGGTCGACGTCACGCACGAGCAGCGCAACCGCTACTCGATCACCGACGCCGACGTGATCGAGCTGGCCAAGTACGCCGTGATCATCGAGAAGCACTACCAGCGCCCGATGGACATCGAGTGGGGCAAGGACGGCCGCGACGGCAAGATCTTCATCCTCCAGGCACGCCCGGAAACCGTGAAGAGCCAGGCCAGCGGCAAGGTCGAGCAGCGCTTCAAGCTGAAGGGCCAGTCGCAGGTGCTCGCGACCGGCCGCGCGATCGGCCAGAAGATCGGCGCCGGCCCGGTGCGCGTGATCCAGGATCCGTCGGAAATGGAGCGCGTGCAGCCCGGTGACGTGCTGGTGGCCGACATGACCGACCCGAACTGGGAGCCGGTGATGAAGCGCGCCTCGGCGATCGTCACGAACCGCGGCGGCCGTACCTGCCACGCGGCGATCATCGCACGCGAACTCGGCGTGCCGGCCGTGGTCGGCTGCGGCGACGCGACCGACGTGCTGAAGGACGGCGCGCTCGTCACCGTGTCGTGCGCGGAAGGCGACGAAGGCAAGATCTACGACGGCCTGCTCGAGACCGAAGTGACGGAAGTGCAGCGCGGCGACCTGCCGACCATTCCGGTCAAGATCATGATGAACGTCGGCAACCCGCAGCTCGCGTTCGACTTCTCGCAGCTGCCGAACGGCGGCGTCGGCCTCGCGCGGCTCGAGTTCATCATCAACAACAACATCGGCGTCCACCCGAAGGCGATCCTCGAGTATCCGAACATCGATTCGGACCTGAAGAAGGCCGTCGAGAGCGTCGCGCGCGGCCACGCCTCGCCGCGTGCGTTCTACGTCGACAAGCTGACCGAAGGCATCGCGACGATCGGCGCGGCGTTCTATCCGAAGCCCGTGATCGTGCGCCTGTCCGACTTCAAGTCGAACGAGTACAAGAAGCTGATCGGCGGCTCGCGCTACGAGCCGGACGAGGAAAACCCGATGCTCGGCTTCCGCGGCGCGTCGCGCTACATCGCCGACGACTTCGCGCAGGCCTTCGAGATGGAGTGCATGGCGTTGAAGCGCGTGCGCGACGAGATGGGCCTGACCAACGTCGAGATCATGGTGCCGTTCGTGCGGACCGTGAAGCAGGCCGAGCGCGTGGTGGGCCTGCTCGCCAAGTACGGCCTCAAGCGCGGCGAGAACGGCCTGCGCTTGATCATGATGTGCGAGGTACCGTCCAACGCGATCCTGGCCGAACAGTTCCTCGAGCACTTCGACGGCTTCTCGATCGGCTCGAACGACCTGACGCAGCTCACGCTCGGCCTCGACCGCGACTCGGGCATGGAACTGCTCGCCGTCGATTTCGACGAGCGCGATCCGGCCGTGAAGTTCATGCTCAAGCGCGCGATCGACACCTGTCGGCGCCTCGGCAAGTACGTCGGCATCTGCGGCCAGGGCCCGTCCGATCATCCGGACTTCGCGCAATGGCTGACTGAAGAGGGCATCGAGTCGATCTCGCTGAACCCGGACACGGTCATCGAGACCTGGCAGGCGCTCGCGAAGACGCAGAAGTAA
- a CDS encoding DMT family transporter has protein sequence MQRGVIYGILAGALWGMVFLVPRLLAEVSPLALSAGRYTMYGLVSALVALPAARSLLTRLTREDLVALVQLAIVGNLGYYMLLATAVHLIGIAPSSLIVGVLPVTVTLTGLRDADAVPLRRLALPLVLVAAGIACINVDLFTSSAARATSTFDKLAGVGCAAGALASWTWYAVANARYLRRHHRFDGNEWSVLWGVVTGLVGALGWLALAVLPAGSVAMPAPGRWPAFWLLNLGLAIGASWLGNCLWNAASRRLPLTLTGQLIVFETVFAMLYGFAFEARLPRPLEAGALLLLLAGVYGAVRRHGKAAPPPAGPGSPDLEQEAALGRPAR, from the coding sequence ATGCAGCGCGGCGTCATCTACGGCATCCTCGCCGGAGCCCTCTGGGGCATGGTATTTCTGGTCCCGCGGCTGCTCGCCGAGGTCTCGCCGCTGGCGCTGAGCGCGGGCCGCTACACGATGTACGGGCTGGTTTCGGCGCTGGTCGCGCTGCCGGCCGCGCGCTCGCTGCTGACGCGGCTCACGCGCGAGGATCTGGTCGCGCTCGTGCAGCTCGCGATCGTCGGCAATCTCGGCTACTACATGCTGCTGGCCACGGCCGTGCACCTGATCGGCATCGCGCCGAGCTCGCTGATCGTCGGCGTGCTGCCCGTCACGGTCACGCTCACGGGGCTGCGCGACGCCGACGCGGTGCCGCTGCGCCGCCTCGCGCTGCCGCTCGTGCTGGTGGCGGCCGGCATCGCCTGCATCAATGTCGACCTGTTCACCTCGAGCGCCGCGCGCGCCACCTCCACGTTCGACAAGCTCGCCGGCGTGGGCTGCGCGGCCGGCGCGCTCGCGAGCTGGACCTGGTACGCGGTCGCCAACGCGCGCTACCTGCGCCGCCACCATCGCTTCGACGGCAACGAATGGTCGGTGCTGTGGGGCGTCGTCACCGGGCTGGTCGGCGCGCTCGGCTGGCTCGCGCTCGCGGTGCTGCCGGCCGGCAGCGTCGCGATGCCGGCGCCGGGCCGCTGGCCGGCCTTCTGGCTGCTCAATCTTGGCCTCGCGATCGGCGCGTCGTGGCTCGGCAACTGTCTGTGGAATGCGGCGTCCAGGCGCCTGCCGCTGACGCTGACAGGCCAGCTGATCGTGTTCGAGACGGTGTTCGCGATGCTCTACGGCTTCGCGTTCGAGGCGCGGCTGCCGCGGCCGCTGGAAGCCGGCGCGCTGTTGCTGCTGCTGGCGGGCGTCTACGGCGCCGTGCGCCGGCACGGCAAGGCCGCGCCGCCACCGGCCGGCCCCGGCAGCCCCGATCTCGAACAGGAGGCCGCGCTCGGGCGGCCGGCACGCTGA